A single Hyperolius riggenbachi isolate aHypRig1 chromosome 12, aHypRig1.pri, whole genome shotgun sequence DNA region contains:
- the RNF135 gene encoding E3 ubiquitin-protein ligase RNF135, with the protein MAQEKLVLPVESGDVSCPVCMVYFCCPCTLPCGHTFCKGCIETYWKDSTPCICPICLKKYSQRPELNKNTVLDSLMKELQETRPNDSCPHCTWPGASTLCLICMAPLCDQHQRFHRRHLLVNMRSAAWPCRSHEKGLQHYCLEHSAPLCPNCVQQHQACRTEPLLDRYKSNLEILEKRMSNLDEKIVSKETLIAHQKDAYRETQIVICDIKDNLSRDFGEMRDYLEKQERACFWRMRQEQEAAQKASGEIIQILTADIDSMKKMKLELEERIENDWMSVLKDPGSEEIKSMLSPKRRYSFDENRLVDTTDAITNMKKSLMSHPLLERVPCPPKQVLEDPLLTPAPLVPQAVSMNTELSQRSPNRMLQWATSITFDPKTLSTRLILSVDSKTVTVASKNQPYERNENRFTNSQVLCQESFSTECYYWEFNTNNNQQWGIGLACAEIKRNSQIGRDNLSWCIEWNKSRLSAWHNNREEQVLSLTPLIVGVFLDCKNKELKFYSISEGFETLIHSYTLQFQSRLYPAVWLYGLNPGNSLTIRNLQRISLCDPSQQLLNTAQSSTTDIIGGEEVIGQDIVNAQESFI; encoded by the exons ATGGCGCAGGAAAAGCTGGTCCTCCCTGTAGAATCGGGCGATGTCAGTTGTCCGGTGTGTATGGTGTACTTCTGCTGCCCCTGCACTCTGCCCTGCGGACACACCTTCTGCAAGGGCTGCATAGAGACCTACTGGAAGGATAGCACTCCCTGCATCTGCCCAATTTGCCTGAAGAAGTACTCACAGCGGCCGGAGCTCAACAAGAACACGGTGCTGGACTCTCTAATGAAGGAGCTGCAGGAGACCCGACCTAATGACAGCTGCCCGCACTGTACCTGGCCCGGAGCATCTACCCTCTGCCTGATCTGTATGGCGCCCCTATGCGACCAGCACCAGCGCTTCCACCGGCGACACCTGCTGGTCAACATGCGCTCTGCAGCCTGGCCGTGCCGGAGTCACGAGAAAGGACTGCAGCACTATTGCCTAGAGCACAGCGCCCCACTGTGTCCGAACTGTGTACAGCAACACCAAGCCTGCCGTACCGAACCGCTGCTGGACCGCTACAAGAGCAATCTG GAAATACTTGAGAAGCGGATGAGTAACCTGGATGAAAAGATTGTCAGTAAGGAGACACTCATTGCCCACCAGAAGGACGCATACCGCGAGACCCAG ATTGTGATTTGCGACATAAAAGACAATCTGAGTAGAGACTTTGGTGAGATGAGGGACTACTTGGAGAAGCAGGAGCGTGCATGCTTCTGGCGGATGAGGCAGGAGCAGGAGGCGGCTCAGAAGGCCAGCGGTGAGATCATCCAGATTCTCACGGCAGATATTGATAGTATGAAGAAGATGAAGCTAGAGCTGGAGGAGCGAATAGAGAATGACTGGATGTCTGTGCTGAAG GATCCAGGTTCAGAAGAGATAAAGTCAATGCTCTCCCCCAAGAGACGATACAGCTTTGATGAAAACCGTCTTGTAGACACCACTGATGCCATCACCAACATGAAGAAAAGCCTCATGTCTCATCCCCTGCTTGAGCGAGTCCCCTGCCCACCAAAGCAAG TCCTGGAAGACCCTCTTCTCACGCCGGCTCCTCTAGTGCCCCAGGCTGTGTCCATGAACACAGAGCTTTCCCAGAGAAGTCCAAACAGGATGTTGCAGT GGGCCACCAGCATTACATTTGACCCCAAGACCCTGAGCACTCGCCTGATCCTCTCGGTGGACAGCAAGACAGTCACAGTGGCCAGTAAGAATCAGCCATATGAGAGGAATGAGAACAGGTTCACTAACAGTCAGGTGCTGTGCCAAGAAAGCTTCTCTACTGAATGCTACTACTGGGAGTTTAACACCAACAATAACCAACAATGGGGGATTGGTTTGGCTTGTGCTGAGATAAAGAGAAATAGTCAGATTGGACGGGACAACTTATCCTGGTGCATAGAATGGAACAAGAGTCGTCTGTCTGCCTGGCACAACAACAGAGAGGAGCAAGTCCTCTCTCTCACACCACTCATTGTTGGTGTCTTTCTCGATTGCAAAAACAAGGAGCTGAAGTTTTACTCCATCTCCGAGGGCTTTGAGACTCTTATTCACTCGTACACGTTACAGTTCCAGAGCCGCCTTTACCCGGCAGTATGGCTGTATGGTCTGAATCCTGGGAACTCCCTGACAATACGCAACTTACAGAGAATCAGTCTGTGTGATCCCTCCCAGCAACTCCTTAACACTGCACAGTCTTCTACTACAGATATTATTGGTGGAGAGGAAGTAATAGGGCAGGACATAGTGAATGCTCAGGAGTCATTTATATAA